The Henckelia pumila isolate YLH828 chromosome 2, ASM3356847v2, whole genome shotgun sequence genome includes a window with the following:
- the LOC140878040 gene encoding uncharacterized protein, giving the protein MASNARTASYTIEEDKILCHIKPNTLQLRNKRSLQCHVKTILRQVGRLRECIRQIEILKPSGASDEDILHRAKDLFMQDPIYNKGFKFDHVWPILKDLEKFSSDIHPSSFAPQTNVTNLDSSQSETQTPESELALAELQEENRVLYMDLSTIGDPEMREIVRIERAKLREKKKTSI; this is encoded by the exons ATGGCATCCAATGCTAGAACTGCTTCTTACACCATTGAAGAAGATAAGATTCTATGTCATAT CAAACCAAACACCCTACAATTACGTAACAAAAGATCACTGCAGTGTCACGTGAAAACTATACTCCGTCAAGTTGGAAGATTAAGAGAATGCATTCGCCAAATCGAAATTCTCAAACCAAGTGGTGCATCTGACGAGGACATT TTACACAGAGCAAAAGATCTGTTCATGCAAGATCCTATTTACAACAAAGGATTCAAGTTTGATCATGTATGGCCAATTTTGAAAGATCTTGAAAAATTTTCTAGTGACATCCATCCATCGAGCTTCGCACCTCAAACCAATGTCACGAACTTGGATTCATCACAGTCAGAAACTCAGACACCAGAATCAG AATTGGCGTTGGCTGAACTTCAAGAGGAAAATAGAGTTCTGTACATGGATTTGAGCACAATTGGTGATCCAGAAATGCGTGAAATTGTGCGAATTGAACGGGCAAAattaagggaaaaaaaaaaaacaagcatCTGA
- the LOC140878041 gene encoding uncharacterized protein — MLAYALPADATDEYIKIGESTAIVCMQRFCRPVVKVFAERYLRSPTSDDVARLLYIGEQRGFPWMLGSIDCMYWKWKNCPTAWAGQYAGRSGSPKIILEAVADYDLWI, encoded by the coding sequence ATGCTAGCATATGCTTTACCCGCAGATGCTACTGATGAATATATCAAAATTGGAGAATCTACTGCAATTGTGTGTATGCAACGGTTTTGTCGTCCTGTAGTGAAAGTTTTTGCAGAACGATACTTGAGATCACCTACTTCCGATGATGTTGCCAGACTACTCTACATAGGTGAACAACGAGGATTCCCATGGATGTTGGGAAGTATCGACTGTATGTACTGGAAGTGGAAAAATTGTCCAACGGCTTGGGCAGGCCAATATGCAGGTCGTAGTGGTTCTCCGAAAATCATTTTAGAAGCAGTAGCTGATTACGATCTTTGGATATGA
- the LOC140881016 gene encoding 17.8 kDa class I heat shock protein-like: MSLIPTLFGDRRSKICHPFPTDIWAPFNVFPSSSTLNKAHGTAAGEVSAFAGACVDWKETPEAHVFKADLPGLNKEEVKVEVEEGGVLQISGERSREQEEKNDKWHRVERSSGKFLRRFRLPEGAKVEEIKAAMENGVLTVTVPKQEVKKPEVKAIDISG; this comes from the coding sequence ATGTCTCTGATTCCGACTTTATTTGGCGACCGCCGGAGCAAAATCTGCCATCCATTTCCAACGGATATCTGGGCTCCCTTCAATGTTTTCCCTTCTTCAAGCACACTGAACAAAGCCCACGGCACCGCGGCCGGGGAGGTCTCTGCATTTGCCGGTGCATGCGTCGATTGGAAAGAGACGCCGGAGGCACACGTGTTCAAGGCGGATCTGCCGGGGTTGAATAAGGAGGAGGTGAAAGTTGAGGTGGAAGAAGGCGGTGTTCTTCAGATCAGCGGGGAGAGAAGCAGAGAGCAGGAGGAGAAGAACGACAAGTGGCACCGTGTGGAGAGGAGCAGTGGGAAGTTCCTCCGCCGGTTCAGGCTGCCGGAGGGCGCGAAGGTGGAAGAAATCAAGGCGGCGATGGAGAATGGAGTGCTGACGGTGACCGTACCTAAGCAAGAAGTGAAGAAACCTGAAGTCAAGGCGATTGACATCTCCGGTTAA
- the LOC140880696 gene encoding 17.3 kDa class I heat shock protein-like — MSLIPTLFGNRRSNICDQFSTDIWAPFHGFPFSGSLNNSNGASAGEVSAFAGARIDWKETPEAHVFKADLPGLKKAEVKVEVEEGGVLQISGERSREQEEKNDKWHRVERSSGKFLRRFRLPEGAKLEEIKAAMENGVLTVTVPKQEVKKPEVKAIDISG, encoded by the coding sequence ATGTCTCTGATTCCGACTTTATTTGGCAACCGTAGGAGCAACATCTGCGACCAATTTTCGACGGACATTTGGGCTCCCTTCCACGGTTTCCCATTTTCAGGCTCACTGAACAATTCGAACGGAGCCTCCGCCGGGGAGGTGTCTGCGTTCGCCGGTGCACGCATCGACTGGAAAGAGACGCCGGAGGCACACGTGTTCAAGGCGGATCTTCCAGGATTGAAGAAGGCGGAGGTGAAAGTTGAGGTGGAAGAAGGCGGTGTTCTTCAGATCAGCGGCGAGAGAAGCAGAGAGCAAGAGGAGAAGAACGACAAGTGGCACCGTGTGGAGAGGAGCAGTGGGAAGTTCCTCCGCCGGTTCAGGCTGCCGGAGGGCGCGAAGTTAGAAGAAATCAAGGCGGCGATGGAGAATGGAGTGCTGACGGTGACCGTACCTAAGCAAGAAGTGAAGAAACCTGAAGTCAAGGCGATTGACATCTCCGGTTAA
- the LOC140883871 gene encoding uncharacterized protein, which translates to MGTSQQSHVVDLESADSNAGGLSATSGGGGGGGGRPLSSDVSGEAAVELADLEGGAAENKQSLGKNVRDCRICHLNTDSANQDSGLLFELGCSCRDDLAVAHKQCAEAWFKIKGNKICEICGSVAQNVSGGADEAELAQPRNAINSSSTTAPTAAAAAESRNIWQSHRVLNFLLACMVFAFAISWLFHFNMRS; encoded by the exons ATGGGAACTTCACAACAATCCCATGTGGTGGATTTGGAATCAGCTGATTCAAACGCCGGCGGGCTTTCCGCCACgagtggtggtggtggtggtggtggtggtcgACCGCTCTCCTCTGATGTGTCCGGTGAAGCTGCGGTTGAGCTTGCGGATCTGGAAGGTGGGGCAGCCGAAAATAAGCAGAGTTTGGGGAAAAACGTGAGGGATTGCAGAATCTGCCATTTGAATACGGATTCGGCCAATCAAGATTCTGGACTACTTTTTGAGCTGGGTTGTTCTTGTAGAGATGATTTGGCGGTTGCCCATAAACAGTGTGCCGAGGCTTGGTTCAAGATTAAGGGCAACAA AATCTGTGAGATATGCGGATCAGTGGCACAAAATGTTTCTGGTGGTGCGGATGAGGCGGAGTTAGCACAACCGCGCAACGCAATAAACAGCTCTTCTACCACCGCGCCTACAGCGGCGGCGGCGGCAGAGTCTCGAAACATCTGGCAAAGTCACCGAGTTCTCAACTTTCTGTTAGCGTGTATGGTGTTTGCATTCGCCATCTCTTGGCTCTTTCACTTCAACATGCGCTCATAA